In the genome of Sulfurimonas autotrophica DSM 16294, the window ACCGTTTTTTAAAAACTTCAAAGTAGTGTAAGGTTTTGAGAGTTTGTAAAATTTGTCATAGTAACCTGCCCGCAAATCTAAAACATCATGTCCTGTAAGATATAAATCAAGTTGATAGGAAAAGCGTTCTTTATAAAACTTGTCTGGCGAAATATCTCCAACGCTGTTGCCTTGCTTTACTTTATAATTAGCAATGATATCGCCGCCAAGTATAGGACCATAAAGATTTGAAAATATCAAGGTATTGCTTTTTAAAAATGTTTGTGCATTCGGAGTGAGCGAGGCATATTGTAAATAATCATAGGCTACACCCTGGTATCGTTGTATGGCAGCCATTAAAGGTGAATTGTATAGATCATTGATGTATGGCTGACATTCACTGAATTTTTTAAAACCAAATAACTGTTTTATTTTTTCTTCATCACCGCTAAGAACAATATTATTGTAAGTGTCTAAAATTTCTTTTCTGGCATCTAGCGCACCAAAAAGCTCTTTAGGCTTTTCATCGCTACCGCTCTTTTTTCCTTCTGATGGGGAAAATAATATTTTTAACATTATTCATATACCTTTGTAAAAACTATTAATGCAATTATATCTACATAAATGCTATAATAGTTTCAAAACAGCAAAAAGTGTATAGAATGTATAAAAACAGTATCAAAATATTGGGAGCATACGGAACGAAAGCGAAGGGTTTCGGCACGACCTCATTTATGTTGAACCGTCACACGGTTATAGATGCGGGGAACCTTTTAGATGCTTTAGCAGAAGACTCTTTACATATAGAGAACATCTATTTGACACATTCGCATCTTGATCATATCTCAGATATTGCTTATATTATAGATAACTATTTTTGCAAAAGAAGTAAAACATTAAATATTATAGGACTGCCGCAAACAATTCAAGCACTCAAAGAACACTTTTTAAATGACATTATATGGCCGGATTTTTCTAAAATCCCTTTAGAAAACTCTGATGTAATAGCTGTAAAATATAGTGAATTATATTTAAATGAAGAATATCATCTAGATAAACAGACTACTTTGACACCTGTTCGTACCGACCACACCGTACCAAGTTGCGGATACATATATAAAGTAAATAATGCAGGTGTCCTCATTACTGCAGATACATTTTCATTGGAGAATATAATCAATACTGTAAATAATGATATGCAGATAAAATCATTAGTAGTGGAGTGCTCTTTTTCATCAAATATGCAAACATTGGCAGAAGTAAGCAAACATTTAACACCAAAACTGCTTTTTCAAGCATTAAAAAAATTAAAAAGAGATGATATTACTCTTTACATTAATCATATAAAACCATCATGTTTGGAAGAAATTTCCACAGAAATAGAAGCATTCAGGGGAAATTTCAAGCCGATTATACTAAAAGACGGTGATTTTATAACTTTTTAGCAAAAACCCTTGACATTGATTTTATTTTGCACTATAATTCTGGCTCAAATTCGATGCCGACATAGCTCAGTTGGCTAGAGCAGCTGATTTGTAATCAGCAGGCCCGGGGTTCAAATCCTCGTGTCGGCACCATTGAATTTTGAATATTAGAAACAGTGTTAGACCAGAAAAACATTTTAAAATGTAAACGTGGTGG includes:
- a CDS encoding MBL fold metallo-hydrolase, encoding MYKNSIKILGAYGTKAKGFGTTSFMLNRHTVIDAGNLLDALAEDSLHIENIYLTHSHLDHISDIAYIIDNYFCKRSKTLNIIGLPQTIQALKEHFLNDIIWPDFSKIPLENSDVIAVKYSELYLNEEYHLDKQTTLTPVRTDHTVPSCGYIYKVNNAGVLITADTFSLENIINTVNNDMQIKSLVVECSFSSNMQTLAEVSKHLTPKLLFQALKKLKRDDITLYINHIKPSCLEEISTEIEAFRGNFKPIILKDGDFITF
- a CDS encoding YaaA family protein; its protein translation is MLKILFSPSEGKKSGSDEKPKELFGALDARKEILDTYNNIVLSGDEEKIKQLFGFKKFSECQPYINDLYNSPLMAAIQRYQGVAYDYLQYASLTPNAQTFLKSNTLIFSNLYGPILGGDIIANYKVKQGNSVGDISPDKFYKERFSYQLDLYLTGHDVLDLRAGYYDKFYKLSKPYTTLKFLKNGKTVSHWAKAYRGIVLREIAKAGVNTLEDYMKLEIENLQIHEIIEQKLKREIVYNIVE